The following proteins are encoded in a genomic region of [Eubacterium] hominis:
- a CDS encoding ECF transporter S component, giving the protein MTHVWKRRIGFLGLLCTFMLFLLYGFEEHFLFYANLGAICILFSCWNQYDKRSPRLSELVLCACMITMAVAGRVLFLWAPGFKPLTGIAIIAGALLGGWNGFLCGSLSALLSDLFFGIGPWTFFQMLAWGIIGLGAGFIHKCFKKRTIRIVYALFSGVFFSVFMDIYSTMATGSFEFQRYIALLITSLPFMVIYMISNVLFVEILYPIMHKKIERIRLKYDL; this is encoded by the coding sequence ATGACGCATGTGTGGAAAAGAAGAATAGGTTTTCTGGGATTGCTATGTACATTTATGCTTTTTCTTTTATATGGGTTTGAGGAACATTTTTTATTCTATGCTAATCTTGGGGCAATTTGTATCTTGTTTTCATGCTGGAATCAATATGATAAAAGAAGTCCAAGATTAAGTGAACTTGTATTATGTGCATGTATGATCACAATGGCTGTCGCTGGACGTGTTTTATTTTTGTGGGCACCCGGCTTTAAACCGCTTACTGGAATCGCCATTATCGCAGGAGCCTTATTAGGCGGATGGAATGGATTTTTATGTGGCAGTTTATCTGCATTACTGTCGGATTTATTTTTCGGAATCGGTCCATGGACATTTTTTCAAATGCTTGCATGGGGGATCATTGGACTAGGTGCAGGATTCATACATAAATGTTTTAAAAAACGTACCATACGAATTGTTTACGCATTATTTTCTGGAGTATTCTTTAGTGTGTTTATGGATATTTATTCCACAATGGCCACAGGAAGTTTTGAATTTCAACGCTACATCGCCCTATTGATAACATCATTGCCTTTTATGGTTATTTATATGATTTCAAATGTGTTATTTGTGGAAATATTATATCCCATTATGCATAAGAAAATTGAAAGAATACGTTTGAAATATGATTTATAA
- a CDS encoding beta-N-acetylglucosaminidase domain-containing protein: MLKKFAACFISFMMAFTGTLPFSVHVFAEEATNDEAYKIYPTVHSIEYQDGGYNLQENVNVIYDKEIDDATKARMNEVAALKNLTIQTSDQAKSGMTNIYVGVYGSKGFADAYIRQNNEIDPSLFEKNDAYFLKSNQQTIAILGKDSDSAFYGLTTLYHIFAQMESYHIRNFTINDYADIVSRGFIEGYYGNPWSTQDRINLMNWSGYYKLNSYFYAPKDDLKHNKMWRELYSDEEINTKIKPLAEAGNASKCRFVFALHPFQSDPIRFNTDENYNADLKVLQDKFKQTIEVGVRQIAILADDAGNSGAENYTRLLKDMTAWLKEMQKTYPDLKLTLPFVTAEYMHYGENYYHNFPDNVQIVMTGGKVWGEVSNNFTQTFTKNAGRGPYLWINWPCTDNSKKHLIMGGYDTFLEPGVNPDNIQGIVLNPMQQSEPSKVAIFGNAEYSWNIWQSKEKANEAWEDSFSFVDHNNALANDASNALKELSKHMMNQNMDTRVKPLQESVELNKLLAPFKEKLDKQKPVSIEETNALIQEFEKLAKASKTYRNHAGNEAIKDQMIYWLNSFDDTTAAAIAYLNGVKATLQNDTASVMENMAAGKKAFEKSKSYGFHYVDHTEYAEIGVQHIVPFIEYLDSYLSNYTKSAVDPSIVTKRFITSRQDTPIGNINNVFDGNVDTSISYQHPNLIYQGDYVGAMFSKKISITSMKFILGGGKNHFEECKLQYTQDGKTWVDLNNQTYTGVLNKLQEIYVENLDIEAMGIRLIATKDNLNDAYLNVNEIEINDEHENSDVWGYHVIKSSSWSVYAGSAAESALYDGNDNTFVWYSEPGDTTYAGDYLGYNFGKVIELKSLHLVVGNDNGNKPDGDKLDNYKIETSLDGNTWESVEGYDNYQGVASGKDVLDIDLHNTKAKYIRVVNLKDKKAWLKFSEFTVKENQTGDLKHVYTNITDNHISSIITPQKAALNDGSLVLKNQDYIGLQLDNIKHITDIHIEQVPTNVVLETSLNGIQWTPVENTKDSFDAKYIRLRNTKDTVTMELKDFYVTLYTAPKAKLLECNTPIAGGWGPAEDMRSLGNDFNIFDQNINTGAEIGGFPQAGQYAIFDLGQTYDIHDFRYYVVETQPNYLRDGVFEIAAAPDAKDDEWTELLSVGDGKENTEPEDASNTAKNYSELTHDSSHPGNMYKEATNLQASGRYLRLRFTASNNHRAVYMNELLINGGVYVSPENNRDVVASVVEEKGKIPSNMFDGNLSTTYKPSEKNGEFTYRLSKPENVKTIRIVQSGEMSNAVVRAILANKNDLSKTTTVTLGTLNLPLNEFVIPDDQYLLSIQVQWTDKLPEISEILTLDKTEAIDKTELQKVLQVSLNEKWTSDTKQKFEDAKVNASAIYENTYVSQNSIDMAVNALQSVIKNALIQADTTALKAYVKEEKPFMIDDVQVYTGTSYDRYKSALNNIKDALNDEKNISEEDAQTLETAIKDAKEHLVYSTMQSELAENTLANDEGKFIEANYSVMTYQAYQKAKEDMTNDIQNSTDPVNMAKARIAYKESVNQLADITELQNLHHDFNNLNKDLYETTTYQAYEKAVNDTKELFNTGTIDTVKKAIDRLQEAKAGLLFKGNVMMIDMIKELEKISPADYTKASFEVLSNEIELAKADVNNSNADIIQAHIQKLKEAQKQLVDIRNYLHVVETTTAYQKADYTKDSFNALQKVLHDTAIVKQKATAAEVEKACQDIQNALKALDPLAKDLESYRTALTKEKADVYTESTYQLYAQAYQKLMALDAENTNIITFLNAKDAYETAYSNLAFKQADYQKVDAAIQKVPTNLSVYTKQSVAALQKAIDAVHYGYMIQDQNKVDHFAESIESAVKGLVYLDGDYTKVHQLMDQVPSDLNNYTSDSVKYLNSVIHDIDYHKNILEQNQIDAYAKNLQKAINNLEVKTAIQNTPDTSDHSNPWMAFMALLISGGVCISLWKRNKKHA, from the coding sequence ATGTTAAAAAAATTTGCTGCATGTTTTATATCATTCATGATGGCATTTACAGGCACGCTGCCTTTTTCTGTGCATGTATTCGCAGAAGAAGCTACGAATGATGAAGCATATAAAATATATCCTACTGTTCATTCCATAGAATATCAGGATGGTGGATATAACCTTCAAGAAAATGTAAATGTGATTTATGATAAGGAGATTGATGATGCCACAAAAGCTCGAATGAATGAGGTGGCGGCTTTAAAAAATTTAACCATTCAAACATCGGATCAGGCAAAATCTGGTATGACGAATATCTATGTTGGTGTTTATGGTTCTAAAGGCTTCGCTGATGCATATATCCGTCAAAATAATGAAATAGATCCATCATTATTTGAGAAGAATGATGCATATTTTTTGAAAAGCAATCAACAGACAATTGCTATTTTGGGTAAGGATAGTGATTCTGCTTTTTATGGTTTGACAACGTTGTACCATATATTTGCACAAATGGAAAGTTATCACATTAGAAATTTCACAATCAATGATTATGCAGATATTGTCAGTAGAGGCTTTATCGAAGGCTATTATGGTAATCCATGGTCAACACAGGATCGTATAAATTTAATGAATTGGAGTGGATATTATAAATTGAATTCATATTTTTATGCGCCAAAGGATGATCTTAAGCATAATAAAATGTGGAGAGAACTATATAGTGATGAAGAAATCAATACAAAAATTAAACCATTAGCCGAGGCAGGAAATGCTTCAAAATGTCGTTTTGTTTTTGCCTTGCATCCATTTCAATCAGACCCTATTCGCTTTAATACAGATGAAAATTATAATGCAGATTTAAAGGTGCTACAGGATAAATTTAAACAAACCATCGAAGTTGGTGTACGTCAAATTGCAATCCTGGCAGATGATGCAGGTAATTCTGGTGCAGAAAACTATACAAGACTTCTAAAAGATATGACAGCATGGTTAAAAGAAATGCAGAAAACCTATCCGGATTTAAAACTTACACTGCCATTTGTAACTGCGGAATATATGCACTATGGGGAAAACTATTATCATAATTTTCCAGACAATGTTCAAATCGTTATGACTGGTGGTAAAGTCTGGGGCGAAGTATCTAATAACTTTACACAGACCTTCACAAAGAATGCAGGTCGTGGACCATACTTATGGATCAACTGGCCATGTACCGATAATTCTAAAAAACACTTGATTATGGGCGGATATGATACATTCTTAGAACCAGGTGTAAATCCTGATAACATTCAGGGAATTGTATTAAATCCAATGCAGCAATCAGAACCAAGTAAAGTAGCCATCTTTGGAAATGCAGAATATTCTTGGAATATCTGGCAATCTAAAGAAAAAGCAAATGAAGCATGGGAAGATTCTTTCTCTTTTGTAGATCATAATAATGCTTTAGCAAACGATGCTTCCAATGCTTTAAAGGAACTGAGTAAACATATGATGAATCAAAATATGGATACAAGGGTAAAACCTTTACAGGAATCTGTAGAATTAAACAAATTGTTAGCACCATTTAAGGAAAAATTAGATAAACAAAAACCAGTCAGTATCGAAGAAACAAATGCTTTGATTCAAGAATTTGAGAAGCTGGCAAAAGCCTCAAAAACTTATAGAAATCATGCAGGGAATGAAGCTATAAAAGATCAGATGATCTATTGGTTAAACAGTTTTGATGATACAACAGCTGCAGCAATCGCATATTTAAATGGTGTAAAAGCTACATTACAAAATGATACCGCAAGTGTCATGGAGAATATGGCAGCTGGAAAAAAGGCATTTGAAAAATCTAAATCCTATGGGTTCCACTATGTAGATCATACAGAATATGCTGAAATAGGCGTTCAACATATCGTTCCATTTATCGAATATCTGGATTCATACTTAAGCAATTATACAAAAAGTGCTGTGGATCCATCTATCGTCACAAAGCGCTTTATCACAAGCCGTCAAGATACACCGATAGGAAATATAAATAATGTGTTTGATGGCAATGTAGATACCAGTATAAGTTATCAACATCCAAATCTTATCTATCAGGGAGATTACGTTGGCGCAATGTTCTCTAAAAAGATATCTATCACATCCATGAAGTTTATCTTGGGCGGTGGAAAGAATCATTTTGAGGAATGTAAGCTTCAATATACACAAGATGGAAAAACGTGGGTAGATTTAAATAATCAAACATATACAGGTGTTTTAAATAAGCTGCAGGAAATATATGTTGAAAATTTAGATATAGAAGCCATGGGTATTCGCTTGATTGCCACCAAAGATAATCTAAATGATGCTTATTTAAATGTGAATGAAATAGAAATCAATGATGAACATGAAAATTCAGATGTATGGGGTTATCATGTAATTAAGTCTTCAAGCTGGAGTGTATATGCAGGTAGTGCTGCGGAAAGTGCATTGTATGATGGTAATGACAATACATTTGTCTGGTATTCTGAACCAGGAGATACCACATATGCAGGTGATTATCTTGGATATAATTTTGGTAAAGTCATTGAACTAAAGAGTTTACATTTAGTCGTCGGAAATGATAATGGCAATAAACCAGACGGAGATAAACTTGACAATTATAAAATTGAAACATCATTAGATGGCAATACATGGGAAAGTGTAGAAGGATATGATAATTATCAGGGTGTCGCAAGTGGAAAAGATGTTTTAGATATTGATTTACATAATACGAAAGCAAAGTATATTCGTGTTGTGAATTTAAAAGATAAAAAGGCATGGTTAAAATTTTCTGAATTTACAGTAAAAGAGAATCAGACAGGGGATTTAAAACATGTGTATACAAATATAACAGATAATCATATTTCATCAATAATAACACCACAAAAAGCGGCTTTGAATGATGGTTCGCTCGTATTGAAAAATCAAGACTATATAGGATTACAACTAGATAATATTAAGCATATTACAGATATCCATATCGAACAGGTTCCAACCAATGTAGTATTGGAAACTTCTTTAAATGGTATCCAATGGACACCAGTAGAAAATACAAAAGATTCCTTCGATGCGAAATATATCCGTTTAAGAAATACAAAAGATACCGTAACAATGGAATTAAAAGATTTTTATGTAACATTGTATACAGCTCCTAAAGCAAAATTATTAGAATGCAATACACCAATTGCGGGTGGATGGGGACCAGCTGAAGATATGCGTTCCTTAGGCAATGATTTTAATATATTCGATCAGAATATAAACACAGGCGCAGAAATCGGCGGTTTTCCACAAGCTGGACAATATGCAATCTTTGATTTAGGGCAAACATATGATATTCATGATTTCCGTTATTATGTTGTGGAAACACAGCCAAACTACCTGCGGGATGGTGTTTTTGAAATCGCTGCAGCTCCTGATGCAAAGGATGATGAATGGACAGAATTATTGAGCGTTGGGGATGGCAAAGAAAATACAGAGCCAGAAGATGCCAGCAATACTGCCAAGAATTATTCTGAATTAACACATGACAGCAGTCATCCGGGCAATATGTATAAAGAAGCAACCAATCTGCAGGCATCAGGTCGTTATCTTCGTTTACGTTTTACAGCCTCTAATAATCATCGTGCAGTATACATGAATGAATTATTGATCAATGGTGGTGTTTATGTATCACCAGAAAATAACAGAGATGTTGTAGCAAGCGTAGTTGAAGAAAAAGGTAAAATCCCAAGCAATATGTTTGATGGTAATTTATCTACCACATACAAACCAAGTGAAAAAAATGGTGAATTTACCTATCGTTTATCAAAACCTGAAAATGTAAAAACCATTCGTATTGTGCAATCTGGTGAAATGTCAAATGCTGTTGTGCGTGCGATACTTGCTAATAAAAATGATTTGAGTAAAACGACAACTGTAACACTAGGAACATTGAACCTGCCATTAAATGAATTTGTTATTCCAGATGATCAGTATCTTTTGAGTATACAGGTACAATGGACAGACAAGCTTCCTGAAATATCTGAAATATTAACATTAGATAAAACAGAGGCTATTGATAAAACAGAACTGCAAAAAGTACTACAGGTATCTTTAAATGAGAAGTGGACATCTGACACAAAACAAAAATTTGAAGATGCTAAAGTAAATGCTAGCGCAATATATGAAAATACATACGTATCTCAAAATAGTATTGATATGGCTGTCAATGCATTACAAAGCGTAATAAAAAATGCTTTGATTCAGGCAGATACAACGGCCTTAAAAGCTTATGTCAAAGAAGAAAAACCATTTATGATAGATGATGTACAAGTCTATACAGGAACATCTTATGATCGTTATAAATCAGCATTAAACAATATCAAAGATGCTTTAAATGATGAAAAGAATATCAGCGAAGAGGATGCGCAAACATTGGAAACAGCCATCAAAGATGCGAAAGAACATCTGGTGTATTCTACCATGCAATCAGAATTAGCAGAGAATACATTAGCGAATGATGAAGGAAAGTTTATAGAAGCAAATTATTCTGTTATGACTTACCAAGCATATCAAAAAGCTAAAGAAGATATGACAAATGATATTCAAAACAGTACAGATCCAGTCAATATGGCTAAGGCAAGAATTGCATATAAAGAAAGCGTTAATCAGCTTGCGGATATCACAGAACTACAAAATCTACATCATGATTTCAATAACTTGAATAAAGATTTATATGAAACAACAACATATCAGGCATATGAAAAAGCAGTCAATGACACAAAAGAACTGTTTAACACGGGAACCATTGATACTGTAAAGAAAGCAATTGATCGTTTACAGGAAGCAAAAGCAGGACTATTGTTTAAGGGTAATGTAATGATGATAGATATGATCAAAGAATTAGAGAAAATTAGTCCAGCGGATTATACAAAAGCTTCATTTGAAGTATTAAGCAATGAAATTGAACTTGCAAAAGCTGATGTGAATAATTCTAATGCTGATATTATCCAGGCACATATTCAAAAGTTAAAAGAAGCACAAAAACAATTGGTGGATATCAGAAATTATCTACATGTTGTAGAAACAACAACAGCTTATCAAAAAGCAGATTATACGAAAGATTCCTTTAATGCTTTACAAAAAGTATTGCATGACACTGCAATCGTTAAGCAAAAAGCAACAGCTGCGGAAGTAGAAAAAGCTTGTCAGGATATTCAGAATGCATTAAAAGCATTAGATCCTTTAGCAAAAGATTTAGAATCTTATCGCACAGCTCTAACAAAAGAAAAAGCGGATGTTTATACAGAAAGTACATATCAATTATATGCACAAGCTTATCAAAAACTTATGGCACTTGATGCAGAGAATACAAATATTATAACGTTCTTAAATGCAAAAGATGCTTATGAAACTGCTTATTCTAATCTGGCATTTAAACAGGCAGATTATCAAAAAGTAGATGCCGCAATACAAAAAGTTCCAACAAATTTAAGTGTTTACACAAAACAAAGTGTCGCAGCTTTACAAAAAGCAATCGATGCTGTACATTATGGATATATGATTCAGGATCAAAACAAGGTAGATCATTTCGCAGAAAGTATAGAAAGTGCTGTAAAAGGCTTGGTTTATCTGGATGGCGATTATACCAAAGTACATCAATTGATGGATCAAGTACCATCTGATTTAAATAACTATACAAGTGATTCTGTAAAATATCTAAATAGTGTAATCCATGATATTGATTATCATAAAAATATTCTGGAACAGAATCAAATTGATGCTTATGCAAAAAATCTACAAAAAGCAATCAACAATCTTGAAGTAAAAACAGCTATACAGAATACACCTGATACTTCAGATCACAGTAATCCATGGATGGCATTTATGGCATTGTTAATTAGTGGTGGCGTATGTATCAGTTTATGGAAAAGAAATAAAAAACACGCATAA